The following nucleotide sequence is from Streptomyces sp. NBC_00237.
CGGTGTGCGCGGTGTGCGCGCTGCCGACCCCCGCGAGGAGCGGCACGCCCGGGCCGACCGCCTCGCGCACCGCCCGCAGCAGCGCGAGCTTCTCCGCGTCGGAGGTGGTGGGGGACTCCCCGGTCGTGCCGTTCAGGACCAGGCCGTCGCAGCCGCCGACGGACACCAGGTGGTCGGCCAGCTTCTGCGCGCCGGGCAGGTCGAGGGCTTCGCCCGTGGGGGAGAAGGGGGTGATCATCGCGCAGAGTGCGCGGCCGAAGGCGGTGGGCGTCGTCATGTGCGCAGTCTCGGGGGCGTCCACCGTTCAGGTCCACTTAGAACTTCTCCGCTCGAAAGGTAAGCGGAAGTGGACGGTTGTCCGGCTCTGGCATGATCCCGGGCAGGGGAGGCGCGGAGCGTTCCGCGCGGGTCCGGGGGAGCGGCGACGTGAGTGTGCGTACGGGGACGAAAGTGGCTGCGGCGGCGCTGTTCGGGGCGCTGTTCCTGTCCGGGTGCGACGGCTTCCTGGTTCCGTCGGGCGAGGGTGAGCAGCAGGCCGAGGAGTCCGGGGTTTCCCCCTCCCCCTCGGACCCCGGCCGTCCCACGGCCCCGCCCACCGCCACCGTGCCGCCCGCCGTCGCGGCGCCGTCCGCCGGGGCCGCGTACGACGCGGACTGCCCCGCCGGTGTGCGCGTGGACATGGGGGAGATCCAGGCGGCCCTGATGCACCGGCTCGCCGTCCTCACCCTCACCAACTGCGGCGACACGCCCTACGAGCTCTCCGGCCGCCCTTCCGTGAAGGCGTACGCCGCCGACGGCACGGCCGTCGACATCGAGGTCGACGTCAAGGAGGAGGGCAAGCGGGCGGACGCCGTGGTGCTGCTGCCGCCCGGCGGGGTCGCGTACTCCCGGCTCGACTGGCGGCCGTACGACGGTGTCGAGAAGGCGCAGACGCTGAAGATCGCCGCGGGACCCGGGCACGACGTGCGCAGTTTCCCGCTGGAGGAGGACGTGCGGATGGTCGACGCCTTCGACGTCACCCCGTGGGCGCTGACCCGCCCGCAGTGACGCGTACGGCGTGCGCGCGGCGAGCGGTCCGGGCTTTGGAGCGGCGGCCGCCGGGAAGCCGGGACCCCGGCGGCACGCCTCTCCTCACGGGGACTACGGGCGGAAGCGGAGCACCTGCGGGTCGTGGTCGCTGTTCTGGTCGGCGAACTCCGCGTTGATGTGCACGCTGTCGTAACGGAAGTCGTCGATCGCGGGGCTCGTCAGGATCTGGTCCAGGACCTGGGCGTTGCCCTGGAAGACGTAGGAGTAACGCTCCGAGCGGGGCAGGGACGTGACGGCGGCGCGCAGGGCCTTGCCGTCGGTGAGGGCCTTCGTCGTCGCGGAGAACTCGAAGTCGTTGATGTCGCCGAGGACCAGGACGTTCGCCCGGCGGTCCGCCTTCAGGGCGTCCTTCACGAAGGTGTTCACCGTCTGCGCCTGCGCCAGGCGGCGGACCTCCGAGGAGCGCACCGGCGGCTGGTGGTGCGAGGTCAGGGCCTCGTCGCCGCCCTTGGAGCCGAAGTGGTTGGCGATCACGATGACGGGCTCGCCACGGAAGCGGAACTCGGCCGCGAGGGGCTTGCGGCTGTTCTCCCAGGCGGTGCTGGAGGGGGCGATGCGGCCGGGGGAGAGGGTGAGCGCCGCGTGGCCCTTCTCGCGTACGACCCCCGTGGCGGTCGTCGCGTCGCCGCCCGCGCGGTGGGTGAAGGAGACCCGGGCCGGGTTGTAGAGGAAGACCTGGCGGATGTTGCCGCCGGGCTCGCCGCCGTCCTTGTTGTTCTCCGGGTCGATCGAGGTCCAGGAGTACGCGGGACCGCCCGCGGCGGCGATCGCGTCCGTGAACTTCTTGACCGTCTGGCCCGCCGCCACCGTGCCGTCGTTCTTCGCGCCGTTGTCGTCCTGGATCTCCTCCAGGGCGAGGATGTCCGGCGAGGCGAGGTTGTCGACGACCGCCTTTGCGAGGGCGTCGAACTTCTCCTGCGGGTCGGTCGGGTCGAGGTTCTCCACGTTGTACGTGGCCACGGCCAGCTCGCCGCGACCCTGCTTGCGGGTCTTCTCGCGCTTCAGGCCCTTGTCGACGACCTTGCCCAGGCTCTGCGCGGTGAGGGTGTAGCCGCCGAACTGGTTGAAGTCGAGCGGGCCGGTCGCACCGCCGGACAGCACGTCGCCGACGTTCGCCTTCGGGAACGGCTGCTGGGCGAGCGGGGCCAGCTGCTGTATCTGTATGCGGCCGGTGTTCTGCGCGTCGTACGAGCCGTAGACGGTGCCGCCGCGCCGGTTGTCGTTCTCGTGCGGCTTGACCGTCACCCACAGCTCGGCGTGCGCGTCGGTCGCGCCGACGACGCGGGAGGTGCCGACGCGGACGTTCGTGCCCTCCAGGGACTCGTAGTAGTCGAGGGCGTAGCGGCGCGGGTTCAGGGCCAGGCCGTTGATGCTGCCGCCCGCGGCGGGGTCGCCGGAGGGGGCGTAACGGCTGGGCACCGTACGGGAGTCGATGAGGACGGGGGCCGGGACGGCGTTGCCGGAGGAGACGACCGTCACCGTCGGCTTGGAGAGCTGGGTGAGGGACTGGTTGCCGGAGTTCAGGCCGCCCGGGACGTACTCGGTGACCGTGCCGGAGACCTTGACCGCGTCGCCGACCGCCACGGTCGGGGCGGCGGAGGTGAAGACGAAGACGCCCTCGCTGGTGGCGGCGTCGCCGTCACCCGTGGCGTCCTGGAACCAGAAGCCCTTCGAGCCGTACGTACGGACTCCGGTGACGATGCCCTCCACGTCGGCGACCTGCTTGCCGACGAGCGGGGAGATCCGGGTGGAGCCCTGGATGTCGTGGATGCGGACCGGGGCGGCGGCCGCGCTGTCGGCGGTGGCCGACGCGGCGCCGCCGAGCAGGCCCGCGGCGAGGGCCGTGGTGAGGAGGGTGGCGACCGCGGTGGTTCTCGGCAGGGAGCGGGACGTCATCAGGGGACTCCGGAGGTGAGGGCTGTGCGCGGACCGCAGGGGCCCGCGACGAAAGAGTTCTACGCGCGTCAATCTCTTGCCTGTGCGGGGGTGTTGTCAAGGTTCCCGGGACGACCTGTCGGTGCACGAAACTTGACGGGTACATGAACCCGAAGGGATCGGTGCAAATGCGTCTACGCTGGGGGCCGCCCCACCCTCTTTGTCCCCCGTGTGTGCCCCGAGGAGAGCCCCCAGATGTCCGAAGACCGCCCCACCCTGCCGCCGGTGCGGCTGCACTCGGACGCGTCGCTCGCGCGGGACGCGCTGGCCGCGCCGCTGTTCGCCCGCGCCGTCACGCTCGCCCGCTGGGCCTCGCCCGACACCCGGGTCGGTGCGGGCGGCGAGCTGGTGGAGGAGCAACTGCCGGATGCCGCAGCGGTGTTGAAGCTGGGCCCGGCCGACGGGGTGGAGGACGAGGAGGACGCCGCCGCGTTCGCGAGCGAGGCGTGGCGCACGGCCGTCGACACCGGCCTCGTGGACGTCATCGATCCGCCGGAATCCGACGACTCCGCGACGGAGGGGGCGTACGGCACGGCCGCGCCGGGCGAGGCCCTCGCGGTGGTCGCGGGCGGCAGCCCGCAGGACGTGCTCGGCCTGTGGCTGGAGGCGTTCGACACGGCCTTCGCGGACGCCACCGCACCCGTGCTCGACGACCTCGGCGCGCTCCTCGGCGACGACGGCGAACTCGACTTCGGGGCGCTCGACTGGGACCCGCAGCAGGAAGCGGACTTCCTGGAGGGTGTCCTCGGCAACCTCTACCTCCTCACCGTGGCCGCCGAAGGCCCCGCCGACGGCCTCGACGACGGCTGGGTGCCGCTGCCCGCCCTGGCCGCCTCGATGATCGTGCCCGACGACATGGGCGAGCCCACCGATGACGTACTGGAACAGGTCTCCGACGCGATGATGCGTCTGGACGACCAGTTCCGGGTGCTGGAGCCGGTGGGCCTGGTGGCGTACCGGCCGGTGGACGAGGCGCTGATGGCGGAGGAGTCCGCCGACGCCCCCGCCGTCGACGAACTCGACGAGGACGACGTCGCCCGGTACGGCATGGTGCGGCTCACCCCGCTCGGCCTCTACGGCGTACGGGCCCGGATGCTGGAGGCCGGGGTGGACGCCCCGGCGGTCGGCGACCTCGCCGAGAAGGGGGCGGACGCGCTCCTCGACGGCATCGCGTACTTCCCCGAGCAGGCGGGCCGCGACGAGCTGGAGCAGTGGCTCGCCCGTCGCGAACCGGCCGTGGCGGCGACGGAGTTGCTGGCCGCCGCCCGTGGCGACGACCCGGGTGCACCGCTGCGCAGGCTGCGTTGCCAGCAGGGCCTCCTGCTGGTCGACCGGGGGGCGGAGCCGTCGGTGCGGGCCGTCCTGGACGACCGCGAACTGGGCGGCCTCGCCCGGGTGTGGCTCGCCGAGCGGGGCGTGTCGGACGTTCCCGTGCCGCCGGAGGAGATGGTGTTCTGGCTCGCGGTGGACACGATCGCCGCCCAGCTGGACGCGGCGGGCGAGACGCCCGAGCTGCAGGAGCTGGTGGTGGGCCTGGTGGGTCAGCACACCGGCTTCCTCGACTCGGCCTGGCGGGTGGAGCACCCGGCGACCGGGGCGGTGCTGGAGGCGATGGGGCGGCTGCACCCCGAGAAGAAGATCGCCAAGGAAGCGAAGAAGGCGGCCTTCAAGGCGCGTTCGCGGACGGGCGGGTAGCTTCTTCGCGGACGGGCGCGTAGCTCTACCGGTGCGGCCCGCCGCTTCACGGTTGTCCTGAACTGCCCCCGGGTGCACAGCACTCGGGGGCAGTCCTGTGCCCGGGGCATGTGCCCATTGCCGCAGGCCGGGAGGGGAGTGCGTCCTTCCGTGTGGCTGGAAGAAAACGGTGCACGGGGGGCGCACCATGACCGGTTCACGTTCCCTCGTGATGGGTATCGGTTGAATGCCGCAGGGTGTGGCGTACCTCCGAGGGCTGTGCGCCGGCCGAGAGGCAGTTTGCGATGACGATGCCCCCGGCCCATGGCCCCCCACCGTGGAACCGGTAGCGGAAGGGTCCCGTCGTTCCTTCCCCTGCACGGCTGTTCGGCGCCTCGGAACTCCGGACTTCCGGAACATCCGGAACCTCCTCGGGGACGGGGCGCCCGTCCGCTGCTCACCCACGGGCGCCTTCGCGCGCGCGAGCGGCCCGGCGCGATTCCCCGCGCATCCTTGTCGTCCACGGCTCCGAGAAGGATTCCTCCATGACGCCCGCCACCGCAGGCCCGGCCCTCATAGGCCGGGCGGGTTTTGACTCAGGCCAGGTGCCCCAGTACTACTCACGCAAGACCTCCGACATCCTGCACAAGTACGGGCCAGGGCCCCGAACGCACTTCCACGTGGGCATGTTCGGCGTCGGCGAGCACCCGCAGACCACCGTGGCGCAGCGGGTCATCAAACGCCGCATCCTCGCCTCGCAGGAGGCCGTGCTCGCCCACGCGGCAGAGCTGTGGGACGTGGCGTCCGCGCCGCCCGACACCCTCCTCGACGTCGGCTGCGGCCTCGGCGGCGGCTCGCTGTTCTGGGCGCAGGAGTACGGGGCCCGCGTCACCGGGCTGACCGTGACGCCCGACCACATACCGGTGATCGAGGACTTCACCCGCAGGGCGGGCGCGCAGGGCCAGATCACCGCCGTACTCGGCGACGTGCACACGTGGGAGGCGGACCGGACGTACGACGCGGCCGTCGCGATAGAGAGCTCCGGCTACATGGACCGTGAGCGGCTCTTCGCGGTGATGGCGAAGTCCCTGAAGCCGGGCGGCTGGTTCGGCATCCAGGAGCACTTCCTGTGCCGCCCGGAGTGGACGGAGTTCGTCGACGGCTACTACCGGACCCGGCTCGGCACCCTCACCGAGTACATCTCCGCCGCCCGGGCGGCGGGCTTCGAACTGGAGCTGGACGAGGACATCACCGACCGCGTCGCCGAGTTCTGGGTGCAGTCGATGGCGTGGACGGCGGCGGAGCTGGAGGGCATCGACCAGGGGCGGGGTTCGCCCATCGCCCGGGACCGCCTGGTCGAATCGGCGCTGTCGCACGGCAAGTTCTACCGCGCCTGGCGCGACCACGCCCTGGAGACGCGGCTTCTGCTCTTCCGTCTGGTGGGCCCGCCCGCCTCGGCACCGGCGCCGTCTCCCGGGCCGCCCGCCCGCGCCGCGGGCACGGCCGGGTCGTCGGGTCGTACGGTGCCGGCCGCCGGGGCGTCAGGACGTACGGCACCGGCCGTCGAGGAGTCGGGGCGGGCCGTCCCGGACGGTGCGGCTTCCGGAAGCCCGGCAGCCGCCGGAAGCCCGGCCGTCCCGGGAAGCCCGGCCGTCCCGGGGGGCCCGTCCCTCTCGGGAAGTCCGGCCGTCGTCGTCCAGCGGTTCGGGCGGACCGCCGCGGACGCCGCGCGGCGCGGGGCCACCGGGCCGCGCTCCGCGCTCGGGGACAGCCTGCCCGCCTTCTACTGCCCGCTCCCCGACGCCGGGGCCCACCCCGACGCCGACACGCTCGGGGCGCACGCGCTCGCCTGGGCCGACCAGTACGACCTGTACCCGGACGCCACCGAGCGGGCCTGGGCGCAGGCCATCCACAACCCCGACTTCGTCTGCCGGGCCATCCCGCACGGCGACGCGGAGACCCTCCTGCTCTTCATGGAGTGGAACTACTGGGCGTGGGCCGTCGACGACTGGCAGGACTCCGGCAGTGCCGCCGGACGCACCGCCGTCGTCGTCGACCACGGGCAGCGGGTGGTGCGCGCGCTGGAGGCCCCCGGGTCGGGACTGCTTCCGCCGGGCGCGCTCTCCGCAGCCCTGGACGACCTCGTCGCCCGGACCCGCTCCCGGTTCACGCCGACCCAGCTGCACCGGCTGACCACCGGCACCCGGGACTGGCTCGCCGGGGTCGCCGGGCAGACCGCCA
It contains:
- a CDS encoding DUF4232 domain-containing protein, translating into MSVRTGTKVAAAALFGALFLSGCDGFLVPSGEGEQQAEESGVSPSPSDPGRPTAPPTATVPPAVAAPSAGAAYDADCPAGVRVDMGEIQAALMHRLAVLTLTNCGDTPYELSGRPSVKAYAADGTAVDIEVDVKEEGKRADAVVLLPPGGVAYSRLDWRPYDGVEKAQTLKIAAGPGHDVRSFPLEEDVRMVDAFDVTPWALTRPQ
- a CDS encoding methyltransferase domain-containing protein, giving the protein MTPATAGPALIGRAGFDSGQVPQYYSRKTSDILHKYGPGPRTHFHVGMFGVGEHPQTTVAQRVIKRRILASQEAVLAHAAELWDVASAPPDTLLDVGCGLGGGSLFWAQEYGARVTGLTVTPDHIPVIEDFTRRAGAQGQITAVLGDVHTWEADRTYDAAVAIESSGYMDRERLFAVMAKSLKPGGWFGIQEHFLCRPEWTEFVDGYYRTRLGTLTEYISAARAAGFELELDEDITDRVAEFWVQSMAWTAAELEGIDQGRGSPIARDRLVESALSHGKFYRAWRDHALETRLLLFRLVGPPASAPAPSPGPPARAAGTAGSSGRTVPAAGASGRTAPAVEESGRAVPDGAASGSPAAAGSPAVPGSPAVPGGPSLSGSPAVVVQRFGRTAADAARRGATGPRSALGDSLPAFYCPLPDAGAHPDADTLGAHALAWADQYDLYPDATERAWAQAIHNPDFVCRAIPHGDAETLLLFMEWNYWAWAVDDWQDSGSAAGRTAVVVDHGQRVVRALEAPGSGLLPPGALSAALDDLVARTRSRFTPTQLHRLTTGTRDWLAGVAGQTANTERGRMPSLNDYVAQRVSVNGTRFSLAFSEVANGIQLPSDLQFAPAVQALTDAAGFIVSCDNDLFSYAMDDHLHPPAQNLVNVLAHQRGRTPREVLPEAVALRDRAMTYFSTRADRLVARRLHPELPRYTAALETYVAGCMRWMADAPRYASPRNRHAAPVPGASYGITVTDRPAPGGEQEGPVPGVSALDWWWEHEKE
- a CDS encoding endonuclease/exonuclease/phosphatase family protein, which codes for MTSRSLPRTTAVATLLTTALAAGLLGGAASATADSAAAAPVRIHDIQGSTRISPLVGKQVADVEGIVTGVRTYGSKGFWFQDATGDGDAATSEGVFVFTSAAPTVAVGDAVKVSGTVTEYVPGGLNSGNQSLTQLSKPTVTVVSSGNAVPAPVLIDSRTVPSRYAPSGDPAAGGSINGLALNPRRYALDYYESLEGTNVRVGTSRVVGATDAHAELWVTVKPHENDNRRGGTVYGSYDAQNTGRIQIQQLAPLAQQPFPKANVGDVLSGGATGPLDFNQFGGYTLTAQSLGKVVDKGLKREKTRKQGRGELAVATYNVENLDPTDPQEKFDALAKAVVDNLASPDILALEEIQDDNGAKNDGTVAAGQTVKKFTDAIAAAGGPAYSWTSIDPENNKDGGEPGGNIRQVFLYNPARVSFTHRAGGDATTATGVVREKGHAALTLSPGRIAPSSTAWENSRKPLAAEFRFRGEPVIVIANHFGSKGGDEALTSHHQPPVRSSEVRRLAQAQTVNTFVKDALKADRRANVLVLGDINDFEFSATTKALTDGKALRAAVTSLPRSERYSYVFQGNAQVLDQILTSPAIDDFRYDSVHINAEFADQNSDHDPQVLRFRP